A window from Desulfovermiculus halophilus DSM 18834 encodes these proteins:
- a CDS encoding ROK family protein: MYISIDLGGTNIRGTWVSAGGDYGPVRPQSRPRTLEGTKQSLEALIQDVQARAPEPVRGIGLATAGPLDHRRRMYLTTTNMPELNQFRVGEFLEHRFSLPVRMENDAQAAALGEVWAGGLAGTADAVVITLGTGVGSGVIMNHEIWRAGHFTGPELGHVYLGPGPKRSCAIGTSTLPSCGCGQVGCAEAWLQKAALMEMVVRCGFAAQDPKDIFGDLEQGSRDAMRIMDIYGRRLGLYLSVLQVVFGFADIGISGGLSTFFPYFQDGMWSTLRHRFVNREWWLPRRIAPSPEPEMSALLGMARVFVLESRGSTDWKPEDAQ, encoded by the coding sequence ATGTATATAAGCATCGATCTCGGCGGGACGAATATCCGCGGTACCTGGGTCAGTGCCGGAGGGGACTATGGCCCGGTCCGGCCGCAGTCCAGGCCCCGGACTTTGGAAGGCACCAAGCAAAGCCTGGAGGCTCTGATCCAAGACGTGCAGGCCCGGGCCCCTGAACCGGTCCGGGGCATCGGCCTGGCCACGGCCGGGCCCCTGGATCACCGCAGACGGATGTATCTGACCACCACCAATATGCCGGAGCTGAATCAGTTCCGGGTCGGAGAGTTCCTGGAGCATCGCTTCTCCCTGCCTGTGCGCATGGAAAACGATGCCCAGGCTGCTGCCCTGGGCGAGGTCTGGGCCGGCGGCCTGGCCGGAACAGCCGATGCGGTGGTGATTACCCTGGGCACTGGGGTCGGCTCAGGGGTGATCATGAATCACGAGATATGGCGGGCCGGGCATTTTACCGGACCGGAGCTGGGGCATGTCTATCTGGGGCCGGGCCCCAAGCGAAGCTGTGCAATCGGGACCTCCACCCTGCCCTCCTGCGGATGCGGGCAGGTGGGATGCGCTGAGGCATGGCTGCAGAAAGCGGCCCTGATGGAGATGGTTGTCCGCTGCGGTTTTGCTGCCCAGGACCCCAAAGATATCTTTGGCGATCTGGAACAGGGCTCTCGAGATGCCATGCGGATCATGGATATCTACGGGCGCAGACTGGGGCTGTACCTCTCTGTTTTGCAGGTTGTCTTCGGGTTTGCCGACATAGGGATCAGCGGGGGGTTGAGCACGTTTTTCCCGTACTTTCAAGACGGGATGTGGAGTACCCTAAGGCACCGGTTCGTGAACCGGGAGTGGTGGCTTCCCAGGCGGATCGCGCCCAGCCCGGAGCCGGAGATGAGCGCTTTGCTGGGCATGGCCCGGGTCTTTGTCCTGGAAAGCAGGGGCAGCACGGACTGGAAGCCCGAGGACGCGCAGTGA
- a CDS encoding NUDIX domain-containing protein produces MSSHVQCPACGGQVPVYRNPLPTVDVVISFPDQGVVLIKRRNPPYGWALPGGFVDYGESVEQAAVREAKEETGLDVRLHGLLGVYSSPDRDPRQHTMSVVFMGTAKKESRLQAGDDAGQTRVAPLDDLPELAFDHARILADFQQALEQGRSRSTVCFGRSLGF; encoded by the coding sequence ATGAGTAGTCATGTCCAATGCCCGGCCTGCGGAGGCCAGGTCCCGGTCTATCGCAATCCCCTGCCCACGGTGGATGTGGTCATTTCCTTCCCCGATCAAGGGGTGGTGCTCATCAAGCGCCGCAATCCGCCGTACGGCTGGGCCCTTCCCGGCGGATTCGTGGACTACGGAGAGAGTGTGGAGCAGGCCGCAGTCCGGGAGGCCAAGGAAGAGACCGGGCTGGATGTTAGGCTGCACGGACTGCTCGGGGTCTATTCCAGCCCGGATCGGGATCCGCGCCAGCATACAATGAGCGTGGTTTTTATGGGGACAGCCAAGAAAGAGAGCCGACTCCAGGCAGGGGACGATGCCGGCCAGACCCGGGTGGCTCCCCTGGATGATCTGCCCGAGTTGGCTTTTGATCATGCCCGGATCCTGGCTGATTTTCAACAGGCCCTGGAACAGGGGCGGAGCAGGAGCACAGTGTGTTTCGGCCGCAGCCTGGGCTTTTAA
- a CDS encoding glycosyltransferase family 9 protein, with protein sequence MIRAEEPCSLQARQHAQAVTHILMCIPKAVIIVHKGALGDFLQIWPSLLALRRHFAPTPLYWAGRDAYRLWTDPLGLRPCPEQMRRAVDRLYAAASWPRELENCRVVWFGLHTPPTEVPFPDLHFLPGIIPGRYTPPRRVYAAGLQRMGVPPCPDWHQIWRDLSPHLKPGPRRPQALVFPGAGHPAKCWPMSNYLQTASWLERKGWEPVFVLGPAERERGLEVQNFQRLHPQELGQLQKALCGADIILGNDCGPMHLAGLLDRTGIVLFGPASPRQWGPPGLTCLRTDLPCSPCTQLGRINCRQAECMTRISVSRVKEELWKLGQDSAARRR encoded by the coding sequence ATGATTCGTGCCGAGGAGCCTTGTTCGCTCCAGGCCAGACAGCATGCTCAAGCAGTCACCCATATCCTCATGTGCATACCAAAAGCCGTGATCATCGTCCACAAAGGGGCCTTGGGGGACTTTCTGCAGATCTGGCCTTCCCTGCTGGCGCTTCGCCGTCACTTCGCCCCTACTCCCCTGTACTGGGCCGGCAGGGACGCATACCGGCTGTGGACCGACCCCCTTGGTCTCCGTCCCTGTCCGGAACAGATGCGCCGGGCGGTTGACCGGCTGTATGCTGCTGCGTCCTGGCCCCGGGAGCTGGAAAACTGCCGGGTGGTCTGGTTCGGCCTGCACACCCCGCCGACAGAGGTCCCCTTTCCGGATCTGCATTTTCTTCCCGGAATCATTCCGGGCCGATACACTCCTCCTCGCCGAGTCTATGCCGCGGGCCTGCAACGAATGGGGGTCCCGCCCTGTCCCGACTGGCACCAGATCTGGCGGGATCTATCCCCGCACCTCAAGCCGGGGCCTCGTAGGCCCCAAGCCCTGGTGTTTCCCGGGGCCGGCCATCCGGCCAAATGCTGGCCCATGTCCAACTATTTGCAGACAGCTTCCTGGCTTGAACGCAAGGGATGGGAACCGGTCTTTGTACTCGGTCCGGCGGAAAGGGAGCGCGGACTGGAGGTTCAAAATTTTCAACGCCTCCACCCCCAAGAGCTGGGGCAGCTCCAGAAGGCCCTGTGCGGCGCGGATATTATCTTGGGCAATGATTGTGGACCGATGCATCTTGCGGGTCTGCTGGATCGCACCGGAATCGTCCTCTTCGGCCCGGCCTCGCCCCGGCAATGGGGCCCTCCGGGCCTTACCTGCCTGCGGACGGATCTCCCCTGTTCTCCGTGTACCCAGCTCGGGCGGATCAATTGCCGGCAGGCGGAGTGCATGACCAGGATATCCGTATCCCGGGTCAAAGAGGAGCTGTGGAAGCTGGGCCAGGATTCGGCGGCCCGCAGGAGATAA
- a CDS encoding L-threonylcarbamoyladenylate synthase: protein MIRGHDGFGSEVHAVVQGEVFIYPTETLYALGCSALDPDAAEEVVRIKGRERHKPLPLIVGCVDQLDIAVCGLSPDVHALARGFWPGPLSIVLPGREALSPRVKDPLGHTSVRLTSHPLARELCMHLGAPLVSTSANPAGEDPASDPAHLHPGLIRSVHRVITGPPHPRGGLPSTVVRIVDRGTLCVLRCGAVTRKELQAAGWRVIETE, encoded by the coding sequence ATGATCAGGGGACATGACGGGTTTGGGTCGGAGGTGCACGCCGTTGTTCAGGGCGAGGTGTTCATTTATCCTACAGAGACCCTGTACGCCCTGGGGTGCAGTGCCCTGGACCCGGATGCAGCCGAGGAGGTTGTGCGCATCAAGGGGAGGGAGAGGCACAAGCCTCTGCCCCTGATAGTTGGATGCGTAGACCAGCTGGATATCGCCGTTTGCGGCCTTTCCCCGGATGTTCACGCCTTGGCCCGGGGCTTCTGGCCCGGACCCCTGTCCATTGTCCTCCCGGGACGGGAGGCGCTGAGTCCCCGGGTCAAGGACCCTCTGGGGCATACCAGTGTGCGTTTGACCTCCCATCCCCTGGCCCGTGAACTCTGCATGCACCTGGGTGCGCCCCTGGTCAGCACAAGCGCCAATCCGGCCGGAGAGGACCCGGCCTCTGATCCCGCACATCTCCATCCCGGCTTGATCCGATCGGTGCACCGGGTCATAACCGGTCCCCCGCATCCCCGTGGAGGGCTGCCCTCCACAGTGGTCCGGATCGTGGACCGGGGAACGCTCTGTGTTTTGCGCTGCGGCGCGGTTACAAGAAAGGAGCTGCAGGCCGCTGGATGGCGGGTGATCGAGACGGAGTAA
- the thpR gene encoding RNA 2',3'-cyclic phosphodiesterase, translating into MGTRCFVALPLPEEYQQALPKIAAEWKPRLRSKVSWTKEGNWHLTLKFLGELEPGILDQVHKALRRVTVHQFEVQASGGGFFPPGRNPKVVWVGLSRGADACTRLAADIDQALQPLGIPSDTRPFRPHLTVARIKRSGPDDWSQLLSGLHAWTWPSFWAQRFVLYASRLTPQGPVYTELESCPLGETQS; encoded by the coding sequence AGTACCAGCAGGCTCTGCCCAAGATCGCCGCAGAATGGAAACCCCGACTACGCTCCAAAGTGTCCTGGACCAAGGAAGGGAACTGGCATCTGACCCTCAAGTTTCTGGGGGAGCTGGAGCCCGGCATCTTGGACCAGGTGCACAAGGCCCTGCGCAGGGTCACTGTGCACCAGTTCGAGGTTCAGGCCTCGGGGGGAGGCTTTTTTCCTCCCGGGAGAAATCCAAAGGTGGTTTGGGTCGGGCTGAGCCGGGGGGCGGATGCCTGTACCCGCCTGGCCGCGGATATCGATCAGGCCCTGCAGCCTTTGGGGATTCCCTCCGACACGCGCCCCTTCCGGCCCCATCTGACCGTCGCCAGGATCAAGAGATCCGGGCCCGACGATTGGTCCCAGTTGCTCTCGGGTCTGCATGCCTGGACCTGGCCGAGCTTTTGGGCGCAAAGGTTTGTCCTCTACGCCAGCCGACTCACCCCGCAGGGACCGGTGTACACTGAGCTGGAGTCCTGCCCGCTCGGCGAGACACAGTCATGA